Below is a genomic region from Nitrospirota bacterium.
AGGTCCATGTCCATGGCCTGCCGCTCAACAAAGACCAGCAAGTAGGTCCTGTCCCTAAAGCGACGCCCTGGCCTGCCATTCCCTCGTCGCTGGATGGACGAGAGCTCGACGATTGGATGAAGGTGCGTATGTTGGTTTCCAAGGGTGCGGCTGTGACCGTCGTGGTCTTGGAGCCGGCGAGGCACCGTGAACTGACCATCGCAGGCATGGCCGCTCTGAGTAAATGGACCTTCGATCCTCAGTTGAAAGGTGATGAGCCGATTGATGGGGAGCTCACCGTACGGATCCATTTTCGCACTCGCTAAGAAACGCTGATATGAACATCGACGAATCGCTCTTTCGCGCTATCAACGGTTTTGCCGGACAGTCGGCATGGCTGGACCAATGGGCGCTCAATTTCTCAGACCCGGGCCTCTTGTGGGCTCCTTGCATACTCATGACCGGTTATTGGATCTGGTTGTCTTGGCGGGAAGCGGTGATGGCAGCTCCAGTGTTGGCTGCTTCCATCGGCTTGTTGGATTTTCTCGGGGCGAGGATCAAGGATCTTGTGGCTCGGCCGCGGCCTTGCATGGCACTTCCTGATATCCACCAGATTGAAGGCTGCGGCAA
It encodes:
- a CDS encoding energy transducer TonB is translated as MRLFFAISIAVVLAWPAFAYAVAGDEATHADDHHEDVLELPEVHVHGLPLNKDQQVGPVPKATPWPAIPSSLDGRELDDWMKVRMLVSKGAAVTVVVLEPARHRELTIAGMAALSKWTFDPQLKGDEPIDGELTVRIHFRTR
- a CDS encoding phosphatase PAP2 family protein, producing MNIDESLFRAINGFAGQSAWLDQWALNFSDPGLLWAPCILMTGYWIWLSWREAVMAAPVLAASIGLLDFLGARIKDLVARPRPCMALPDIHQIEGCGKTFGFPSNHAINTATAAAFLHVLYPRSGWVSWPLVGLIGLSRVYIGAHYVTDVLGGWMIGGLLGAGSAWLLLRYSRFRS